Within the Deinococcus fonticola genome, the region CCGATTTTGGCGCTCGGAAGACCTGGAAGCTCTACAAGAAGCGTTGGTCGATTGAGTGCACCTTCAGCAGCTTTAAAACGCGGGGCTTCAATTTGGAGCGGACAGGAATTATGGAAAAGAGCCGTCTGGGGCGACTCTTCGGGCTGGTGACACTGGCCTGGATGTTCTGTCTGAGACTCGGGGTCTGGCTGGGCCAGACCCACCCTATCTCTGTCCTGAAGCATGGTCGCAAGGCAGTCAGTCTCGTGCGGCATGGCGCTCAGCATCTCGTGGATGCTCTGCGCTGGAAACCCGAACAACTCATCGCTTTCTTGGGTCTGCTCACTCGTCCCTTTTGCCCGCCAGGCGCGGCTGGAGACGAAGTTGTCACCTACTGAGGCCGAAAAGAACCTCGGCGACACAGCGAAGCGAGTCTATTCGTCGGTGTGGCAGGCGTTCTTTGAGATATGCGGTGAAGGTGTCAAAATGATTCAGCACACACTATAAACTGCCCCTTACCATTCTTTTCTGGGTCCCAGGCGACATTTACTTCAACCTGTCAGGTGCTGAGGATCCAGACGATTCAGCGTTCATTATCGAAGATTGAAGGCGGCTTTAGCCGCAACAGAACCCCTGCACTGAAAGTGCAGGGTCGTTCAGTTCAGCGACGCAAAACCGAGTCAACCCCAACTGGGGTTGAAGACGTTATTGCGGTTTGACTTCTAGAGCAAAGAGGTTCCCCTTGCTGTTGGCGAATGTACCGCTGTAGGGCTGCTCACCGTTGGTGGGACTCAGGTGGCTGTTTGCACCGGCCTGGAGGTAGTACGTACCGTCGGCAGGGAGCGTCACGGAGAGAATATTGGTGGTCAAGTTGGGTTTGAGGGGTTTGCCCAGCGTGTCCTTGAGCGTCACTCCCTGAGCATCACGGATGTACACGATGCCCCACATGCTTCCCAGTGGAGCGGTGGGGTGGTACTTGTCGAACAGGGTGATGTTGAGTTTCTGGCCGGCCTTGCCTTCGAACTTGTAGAAGTCCACGTCGCCGGTGGCAGGCGTGCAGGTGCTGGCGCAGCTGTCTTTGTAAATCAGGGCTGTGTTGGTGCGCGTGCCAATGGTGATGGGCGAGGCGGATTGCAAGGTGTCGTTGGGTTCATACGTGTCAACGATGGGTTCAACGTACCCTTTGTCCAGGGTGATGGTGACGGTGGGGGTGGTAGCGGCGGTGGTGCCGGAAGTGATGGTGACCTTACCGGTGTACGTGCCGCGAAGGGTGGCCGAGGCGTCAGCGGTGAGGTCAGGGCCGCCCACGCGAATAGTGTACTCCCCCGGTGCCATTGCCAGGAACTGCGCGACCCCTTTGTTATCCGTTTGCGCGCCGTAAATAGCGCCGTTCGTGCCGTCTTTCTCAATGATGACATCGGACGGCTGGGTCATGACGGTGGTCGTGCCGTCCGGTTTGGTGAACTGCACAAGGACGCGCAGCGCCCCCCCCTTCTCGGGCATGGCGCCCGTCTTGAGGCGTTGTGCGAGTGCGCCGAGGTCGATTCGGCCATAGCCGGTGCCCTTGTCGAAGCCGCTGGGGTTCTCGCCTATGCTGCCGTCAGCCGTTTCTTCCATCAGGCGGCGCACCTGGTATGGATCCAGGTCTGGTCTGGCCCCCAGGATCAGGGCCGCAGTCGCCGAAGTGTAAGGGCCGGAGAAGGAAGTGCCACTCATCAGGATGTAGCCGCTGCCGACCGGAGGGGTCGCGCCGGTCTTGCGGGTGCCGTCCTCGTTGATGAACAGTGGCGAGGTCATCAGCACGTCACTGCCAGGTGCAGCGACACTGATATGACGCCCGAAAGTCGAGAAACTGGCCTTGGTGTTGTTGATGGCCAGCGCGGCAGAAGGAATCACGCCGGCAAACAGGGCGGGGCGCTGGTAGTACTCGCGGGATTCGTTGCCGGCGGACACGACGACCGTGACATTGCGGGCCAGGGCGTAGTCCATGGCGAGTTTAATGAGGGGGTCGTACCCGGCACCGCCCCAGGAGTTGTTGATGACTTTGGCACCGTTGTCCGTCATCCACACGATGGCTTTGGCGACGCCGGCCGAGCCGACACTGCCGGGCTGGAACATGGCGGCCGTGAAATATTTGGCGTCCGGTGCCACCCCGACGATGCCTTTGCCGTCGCGGGCTGCCGCGATGGTGGAGACGACGGCCGTGCCGTGCTCGATATTCTGGTCAACCTGGTTGTCGACGGGCATGGGCGTGGCGCCAAACGCGTCGATGGCATCAATCCAGCTCTGGACGGTGGTGTAGGTCTTGTCGGCCTTGGGATCGTAGGCCTTGCCGCCCCAGTTGGCACGCAGATCCGGATGAGACACGTCCACCGGGTCGTCGATCACGCCGACAGTAACGCCCTGACCGGTGAATCCAGCGTCCCAGGCTGCCTTGGCATTCATGTGCTCGCTGTCCAGCGCGTACTGAGGCAACTCGTCGAACACCTGGTTGACGACGGCCAGGGGACTCAGTTCGGCACTGGTACCCTGTTTTGTGTACGTGGGACGCTCCCACACCTGTTGGGGCGCGGCAAAGCTCACGCGGCCTTCCTCACTGAGGCGGCGGGCGAGTTCCAGGGCGTTGCGGTTCGGGAGTTGCAGCACGGCCACATCCAGTGCCGGAATCCGGTCAATGACTTTCGCGCCTAGTTCGGCGGCGATGTCCTGAGCGGCCAGACCACCGAGCCCGACGACCAACTGGTCACTGACGTAGTGGTTCCCCGTGCGGGCGTCCACGCTGACGTTGGCGAGGTTGATGTCCGGGGTGGGGTGAGCGCCGTTCAGGGTGGGAGTGCGGCTGGGCGTGGTCGGCTGTTGCTGACAGGCGGCGAGCAGGGCAGTGAGGCTCAGTGCCGCGAGGGAAATTCGTTTCATGGCGGGAACTCCTTGGTGGGCAGGAACAGGGCGGAGCTATGGCCAGCTGGAAAGAATCATCAGCTCCTTTCCAGCCGGCGAGGGTCAGGGACGGGTGATGAAGTGGTGAATGGTGCTGACACTCTGGGTCACGCCCCCGGGAACGACCTTGGTGGTGTCCGGGTCGCTGTACACGGCGTACGCCACGACGGGATTGGTGGCGGATTCAGGCTGGGTGGGATCCTGAAGGCGGTAGGTGTAGGCGCGGTGCAGCAGCCAGCTGTAGCGGCGGTTGGCCTGCAGGGGAAGGGGGGCGAGGCCGGAGCGCACACGCGACAGGTCATGCGGGATTTTCAGGGTGTCGGTCGCGGCGTCGTACGTGACCCACTTGCTGTAATCGCGGGTGTCGGTGCCGGCCCCGGTGATGCTGAACGTGCCGTTTTGCGAGATGACCCGCAGCGAGGGGGCGTCCATGTTGCTGACGGACGTAAACGTGTCACTGACGCGCAGATCCACACGCAGGCCCGTGGCACCGCCGTTGAAGGCGTTCGTCTTGAAGGTGTAGACGGGCAGCAGCTCCACGCCCGTCTGCTCGGCACCCGGCGTCAGAAGTTGCGGCGTGAATGGTGTGAGCAGGCGAGTACTGACGCGATCGGGAACGGCGCTGAGGGCCTCGTTGCTGCCGATCGCCTTGACGCGGTAGTAGTAGTCCTGACCGACTTGCAGGGTGGCGGTGTTGTCGGTGGCGGCGCAGCGTTTGGTGGTGGCGCTGCACTGTGCCGCGCTTGCGAAAGCGACTTCGGCATAAGGGCCATCGGCAGCGGTGGCGCGCAGCACGCGATACCCGGTCAAGCCGTCGGTGCTGGCGGGCATGTCCCACGACACGGTGACCCAGCTGTTGGTGTCTTTCTGGGCAGCCTGGGGAGTCAGGTCAGGGGTGGGTGCCTCGTAAATGTAGTTGATGCGTTCACTGGTGGTGTACCCGACGGCACTGACGCCGGTGGGCGCGGCGACGTTGCCGGCAGCGGCGCTGCGCTCCAGGCGAATCGGAACAAGGTAAGCGGAGCGGTTATTGTTGAAATCCAGAGCGGACACCTGAACGTAGATGTCGCCTTTCAGGCCGGTGGCGTCCATGGTTACCTGCCCGCTGTCCTGTTTGTTCATGCCTGGAATGACGCTGCCCGCGTCGATCGGGGACAGGTTGGTGCGGAATTCGCTCATCTGCCCGCTGGCATCGAAGGACACCAGAGAGAACATCAGGTACTTCAGTTGCAGGGGGGTGGGGTTGTCCGTGGTGGTGTAAGCCCGCAGTTGAATGCTGTCATTCATGACCGTGCCGGGCGTGAGGGTTTTCCAGTCCACGGCCGCGCCGGTGGCGTTCAGGGCAGTGGGGGTCAGCAGGGCAAGCTTGGCGGTCGTTTTGCTGGCTGTGGGGTTCTGCGCGTCGAACTGCGCGACTTTCAGGCGGTGGTTGATGCCGGCTTTGGCAATGGCTCCGTTAAATTCGGAGCCGGCGGCGCCCGTTTTGCTGAATACCAGGTCGTAGCTGCCTTCGGGAATCTTGGCGAACTCGGCATAACCGCTGGCATTCGTCTGGGCCTCGGCCAGGACGCGGGTGCGGTCGCCGGTCTTGTAGATGCGGACGGTCGAGCCCTGCACCCCTTCGCCGCGGTTGGAGCGGATCAGGTCGGTGGCCAGGGTGGCTGGGCCGCTGCCCAGAAACG harbors:
- a CDS encoding S8 family serine peptidase, whose translation is MKRISLAALSLTALLAACQQQPTTPSRTPTLNGAHPTPDINLANVSVDARTGNHYVSDQLVVGLGGLAAQDIAAELGAKVIDRIPALDVAVLQLPNRNALELARRLSEEGRVSFAAPQQVWERPTYTKQGTSAELSPLAVVNQVFDELPQYALDSEHMNAKAAWDAGFTGQGVTVGVIDDPVDVSHPDLRANWGGKAYDPKADKTYTTVQSWIDAIDAFGATPMPVDNQVDQNIEHGTAVVSTIAAARDGKGIVGVAPDAKYFTAAMFQPGSVGSAGVAKAIVWMTDNGAKVINNSWGGAGYDPLIKLAMDYALARNVTVVVSAGNESREYYQRPALFAGVIPSAALAINNTKASFSTFGRHISVAAPGSDVLMTSPLFINEDGTRKTGATPPVGSGYILMSGTSFSGPYTSATAALILGARPDLDPYQVRRLMEETADGSIGENPSGFDKGTGYGRIDLGALAQRLKTGAMPEKGGALRVLVQFTKPDGTTTVMTQPSDVIIEKDGTNGAIYGAQTDNKGVAQFLAMAPGEYTIRVGGPDLTADASATLRGTYTGKVTITSGTTAATTPTVTITLDKGYVEPIVDTYEPNDTLQSASPITIGTRTNTALIYKDSCASTCTPATGDVDFYKFEGKAGQKLNITLFDKYHPTAPLGSMWGIVYIRDAQGVTLKDTLGKPLKPNLTTNILSVTLPADGTYYLQAGANSHLSPTNGEQPYSGTFANSKGNLFALEVKPQ
- a CDS encoding Ig-like domain-containing protein translates to MKNPRALLLLGLLTLAACGTAPAPDTHNPPVSAPDQALRDYGLYELNVSGLDTDKPSSQVSPMTVAPNTEVQGLQYTLQSIGTHTDEVSRTRYIQVSFKVTNPTTQNIGVPTYVPVDTSGSNATIGTTPFLEVRSFDGTSVSSRAAEMVLTTAYRFNSTTGTSEVDPNATPFVRELDTRALKVTAPKGTTVVRIFQEGWQGRALPAGGSQTVTFATRVPMASQPKYDPASFRLVFAVTDNPASLALDKTPPTVSVSVTPTTLTTAGSATIRATATDNKGVKSVSFYDGAALLGTDTQAPYEWIKAYTAADNGTRSIRAVATDTSGNTATAQTTLTVNIPNTPPPFLGSGPATLATDLIRSNRGEGVQGSTVRIYKTGDRTRVLAEAQTNASGYAEFAKIPEGSYDLVFSKTGAAGSEFNGAIAKAGINHRLKVAQFDAQNPTASKTTAKLALLTPTALNATGAAVDWKTLTPGTVMNDSIQLRAYTTTDNPTPLQLKYLMFSLVSFDASGQMSEFRTNLSPIDAGSVIPGMNKQDSGQVTMDATGLKGDIYVQVSALDFNNNRSAYLVPIRLERSAAAGNVAAPTGVSAVGYTTSERINYIYEAPTPDLTPQAAQKDTNSWVTVSWDMPASTDGLTGYRVLRATAADGPYAEVAFASAAQCSATTKRCAATDNTATLQVGQDYYYRVKAIGSNEALSAVPDRVSTRLLTPFTPQLLTPGAEQTGVELLPVYTFKTNAFNGGATGLRVDLRVSDTFTSVSNMDAPSLRVISQNGTFSITGAGTDTRDYSKWVTYDAATDTLKIPHDLSRVRSGLAPLPLQANRRYSWLLHRAYTYRLQDPTQPESATNPVVAYAVYSDPDTTKVVPGGVTQSVSTIHHFITRP